Proteins co-encoded in one Sporosarcina sp. FSL K6-1522 genomic window:
- the smc gene encoding chromosome segregation protein SMC: MFLKRIEIMGFKSFAERVGIDFVPGVTAIVGPNGSGKSNITDAIRWVLGEQSAKSLRGAKMEDVIFVGSDSRKPLNFAEVTLIFDNSKGLFPLDYTEISVSRRVFRSGESAYLLNGQQCRLKDINDIFMDSGLGKEAFSIISQGRVDEILNSRPEDRRSIFDEAAGVLKYKTRKKKAEHKLFETEDNLDRVLDILKELDTRIEPLKHSAEAAEKHKVLSEETREADVLLLNYDAGNLRSKLLAEFEQAEQLDQEKERLENEAKTAEEASTKLSTQLADIDKEVETLQRKLVEATATTEKWEGRRLLSLEKRRNADQQLERLQLELAAAEKERTELVGKLKLAREKQIVNEKEYGAISVEMDGISQILKRSVKETEIEIEELKSSYIDRLNEEATIRNDLKHMDENLEGEKSSSERILQQTATLKERLQGLATEKASRVKKLAELKQQLTTTDQAYRQSLQAARKAEAELGNQQELMQHALNKQHEMRGRLRALESMEADFSGFYSGVREVLVAKKSNKLSGIDGAVAELISVDKAYVKAVETALGGAMQHIVTATEQEARKAIGYLKAKNAGRATFLPRDVMKSRKIQPSTLSTVAQHPEFIGTADGLVQTEKAYTIITENLLGNTIVVKTLAGASAIAKMLGYRFRIVTIDGDVVNAGGSLTGGGVKGQASVFTRKAELETLKVQLTQMADSIETATMKIGDTKMAVAKNLHETEQLRTLTESLQMEVATAESAVRETDISIKAVESEVASMEIGRRGVENTGTELLKAKAVLQQQHGQVKKVLETIQVEVETLERLAADRRNEEATLTNRYNKLREQIAVLREQRAHQQASIADMEQSYEQLEHKLAALQDEQQFFTGNAEGKELTAEEIAGKIDKAFTDKVSIELAIEQGREQRKELAENMDKMVTSLRQLRNRASEANTALNAVTVSISRLEVRYEAITERLLDDYGLYPDTDIAADFDEQQTRDKVEQLKNELNALGPVNPGSIVEYMEVSERHQFLTEQRNDLLEAKNTLHEAMAEMDTEMTLRFSTTFNAVQNRFRHVFKEMFGGGDADLILTQPGNLLETGVDIVARPPGKKLQNLSLLSGGERALTAIVLLFSIIEVRPVPFCILDEVEAALDEANVIRYSKYLKKFSEKTQFIVITHRKGTMEGADVLYGITMQESGVSKLISVKLSEIPEEAIM, translated from the coding sequence GTGTTTCTTAAAAGAATTGAAATTATGGGTTTCAAATCATTTGCAGAGCGTGTCGGCATTGATTTTGTCCCGGGTGTAACAGCCATTGTCGGTCCGAATGGTAGCGGGAAAAGTAATATTACGGATGCTATTCGTTGGGTGCTAGGTGAACAGTCCGCGAAATCGCTACGTGGCGCTAAAATGGAAGATGTCATTTTTGTCGGTAGCGATTCCCGAAAACCACTTAATTTTGCGGAAGTAACGCTCATTTTTGATAACAGTAAAGGATTATTTCCACTTGATTATACGGAAATCAGTGTCAGTCGACGCGTTTTTCGTTCAGGTGAAAGTGCCTATTTATTGAACGGTCAACAATGTCGGCTCAAAGATATTAATGATATTTTTATGGACTCAGGTCTTGGAAAAGAAGCATTTTCGATTATTTCGCAAGGCCGGGTTGATGAAATATTAAATAGCCGTCCAGAAGATCGACGGAGTATTTTTGATGAAGCAGCTGGCGTTCTGAAATATAAAACGCGAAAAAAGAAAGCAGAGCATAAACTGTTTGAAACAGAGGACAATCTGGATCGAGTGCTTGATATTTTAAAAGAATTGGATACGAGAATTGAACCGCTAAAACATAGTGCGGAAGCAGCTGAAAAGCATAAGGTACTATCGGAAGAGACACGAGAAGCTGATGTACTATTGCTCAACTATGATGCAGGGAATTTGCGCAGTAAGCTCCTTGCTGAATTTGAGCAAGCTGAGCAGCTCGATCAAGAGAAAGAACGACTAGAAAATGAGGCGAAGACTGCCGAAGAAGCTTCTACCAAGTTGAGTACACAACTTGCAGATATCGATAAAGAAGTGGAAACGCTCCAAAGGAAGCTTGTCGAGGCAACGGCTACAACTGAGAAATGGGAAGGTCGACGTCTGTTATCGCTTGAAAAACGACGGAATGCAGACCAACAACTGGAGCGACTGCAACTGGAGTTGGCAGCTGCCGAAAAAGAACGTACGGAATTAGTGGGAAAACTGAAGCTAGCACGCGAGAAACAGATTGTGAATGAAAAAGAATATGGGGCAATATCCGTAGAGATGGATGGTATTTCCCAAATTTTGAAACGGTCGGTTAAAGAAACAGAAATTGAAATTGAAGAGTTGAAGTCATCGTATATTGATCGATTGAATGAGGAAGCGACGATCCGCAACGATTTGAAACATATGGATGAAAATCTTGAAGGGGAAAAGTCATCTTCTGAAAGGATTTTACAACAAACGGCCACGTTAAAAGAGCGACTTCAGGGGTTAGCTACAGAGAAGGCTTCGAGGGTAAAGAAGCTCGCTGAATTAAAACAGCAGTTGACGACAACAGATCAGGCTTATCGACAATCGCTACAAGCAGCTCGAAAAGCGGAAGCTGAACTCGGAAACCAGCAGGAACTCATGCAACATGCACTCAACAAACAGCATGAGATGCGTGGGCGTTTGCGTGCATTAGAAAGCATGGAAGCGGATTTCTCTGGTTTTTACTCAGGTGTGCGGGAAGTGCTTGTTGCAAAAAAATCTAACAAGTTATCTGGTATTGATGGTGCCGTTGCAGAACTAATTTCTGTTGACAAAGCGTATGTCAAAGCCGTTGAAACAGCACTTGGCGGTGCAATGCAGCATATTGTGACAGCGACAGAACAAGAGGCGAGGAAGGCAATCGGCTATTTGAAGGCGAAAAATGCTGGTCGTGCGACATTCCTTCCTAGAGATGTCATGAAGTCGCGGAAAATTCAACCGTCTACGCTAAGTACGGTTGCGCAACATCCTGAGTTTATTGGGACGGCGGATGGTCTCGTACAAACGGAAAAAGCGTATACCATTATTACGGAAAATTTGTTAGGGAACACGATTGTTGTTAAAACGCTTGCTGGTGCCTCTGCTATCGCGAAAATGCTTGGCTATCGTTTCCGTATCGTGACAATTGATGGGGACGTTGTGAATGCTGGTGGTTCGCTTACAGGAGGCGGTGTGAAAGGACAGGCATCTGTCTTTACGCGAAAAGCCGAGCTGGAAACTTTGAAGGTCCAGTTGACGCAAATGGCTGATTCCATTGAAACAGCTACTATGAAAATTGGCGATACCAAAATGGCGGTTGCGAAAAATTTACATGAAACAGAACAACTGCGCACGTTGACAGAAAGTCTACAAATGGAAGTAGCTACTGCTGAATCGGCTGTTCGAGAAACGGATATATCTATCAAAGCTGTTGAATCAGAAGTGGCTTCGATGGAAATCGGCAGACGTGGGGTTGAAAATACGGGTACGGAACTTTTGAAAGCGAAAGCGGTTTTGCAACAACAACATGGGCAAGTGAAAAAGGTACTCGAAACAATCCAAGTGGAAGTGGAAACACTTGAGCGTTTGGCGGCTGATCGACGTAACGAAGAAGCGACGTTGACGAATCGATACAACAAGTTACGTGAACAAATCGCTGTTTTACGCGAACAGCGGGCGCACCAACAAGCATCTATTGCTGACATGGAACAATCCTACGAGCAATTGGAACACAAGCTTGCTGCATTACAGGATGAACAGCAATTTTTCACAGGAAATGCGGAAGGTAAAGAGTTAACTGCGGAAGAAATCGCTGGGAAGATTGATAAAGCGTTTACGGACAAAGTATCGATTGAACTGGCGATTGAGCAAGGGCGAGAGCAGCGTAAAGAGTTGGCAGAGAACATGGATAAAATGGTTACGTCGCTGCGGCAGCTGAGAAATCGTGCTAGTGAAGCGAATACTGCTTTGAATGCGGTGACCGTGTCTATCTCTCGCCTTGAGGTAAGGTACGAAGCGATTACAGAGCGTTTACTCGATGACTATGGTTTGTACCCGGACACGGATATCGCAGCTGATTTCGATGAGCAACAGACGAGGGACAAGGTTGAGCAATTGAAAAATGAGTTGAACGCTTTAGGTCCTGTTAACCCGGGTTCCATCGTTGAATATATGGAGGTTTCAGAGCGTCATCAGTTTTTGACTGAGCAAAGAAATGATTTGCTTGAGGCAAAAAATACGTTACATGAAGCCATGGCTGAAATGGATACGGAGATGACACTTCGATTTTCGACGACGTTTAATGCAGTTCAGAATCGATTCCGACATGTATTTAAAGAGATGTTTGGTGGTGGAGATGCCGATTTAATCCTCACGCAACCGGGGAACCTGCTTGAAACAGGTGTCGATATTGTTGCGCGGCCACCAGGAAAGAAATTGCAAAATCTAAGTCTGCTTTCTGGTGGAGAACGGGCATTGACAGCAATCGTCCTTCTCTTTTCCATTATCGAAGTGCGGCCCGTACCGTTTTGTATTCTCGATGAAGTCGAAGCGGCACTCGACGAGGCCAATGTCATACGTTACAGTAAATATTTGAAAAAGTTCTCTGAGAAGACACAATTCATCGTCATTACGCATCGAAAAGGGACGATGGAAGGTGCAGATGTGCTATACGGGATTACGATGCAAGAATCGGGTGTCTCGAAGCTTATTTCTGTCAAACTTTCGGAGATACCAGAAGAAGCCATTATGTAA
- the rnc gene encoding ribonuclease III translates to MTNKRNYREKNTNASLPVAVRNKFDELQARLAIPFIDKSLLYNAFTHSSYVNEHRRKNFTDNERLEFLGDAVLELGVSRFLYSTEPNMSEGELTKLRAAIVCEPSLVKFSNELGFGDYILLGKGEEQTGGRMRPALLADVFEAFIGALYIDQGMEAVTPFLEQIVFPKISVGAFSHVMDYKSRLQEIVQQTNSGQLLYEIIEEKGPAHAKKFVTVVRLGEQQLGSGLGKSKKEAEQEAARHAIQELKGRQAEGEI, encoded by the coding sequence ATGACCAATAAGCGCAACTACAGAGAAAAGAATACAAACGCATCTTTACCGGTAGCGGTGAGGAATAAGTTTGATGAGTTACAAGCGAGATTAGCGATTCCATTTATCGATAAATCATTGCTATATAATGCCTTTACGCATTCATCATATGTGAATGAGCATCGGAGGAAAAATTTCACCGATAACGAAAGACTTGAATTTTTAGGAGATGCAGTGTTAGAGCTAGGTGTGTCTCGGTTCCTTTATTCAACAGAGCCTAATATGAGTGAAGGAGAACTGACGAAATTACGTGCGGCAATTGTTTGTGAACCCTCTCTTGTGAAGTTTTCGAATGAGCTAGGTTTTGGCGATTATATACTTCTAGGAAAAGGCGAAGAACAGACGGGTGGCCGAATGCGTCCTGCCCTTCTTGCTGACGTCTTTGAGGCATTTATAGGTGCTTTGTACATAGACCAGGGGATGGAAGCGGTAACCCCCTTCCTTGAACAAATTGTCTTTCCGAAAATCAGCGTCGGTGCTTTTTCGCATGTGATGGATTACAAAAGCCGTCTGCAAGAAATTGTTCAGCAGACAAATAGCGGTCAACTTCTATACGAAATCATCGAAGAAAAAGGCCCTGCTCATGCCAAGAAATTCGTGACGGTTGTTCGACTTGGTGAACAGCAGCTGGGGTCTGGTCTAGGGAAATCGAAAAAAGAAGCCGAACAAGAAGCAGCTCGCCATGCAATTCAAGAATTGAAGGGTCGGCAGGCTGAAGGAGAGATTTAA
- a CDS encoding acyl carrier protein, whose translation MSTVLERVTKVIVDRLGVDESEVKPEASFRDDLGADSLDVVELVMELEDEFEMEISDDDAENISTVGNAVSYIESKVK comes from the coding sequence TTGTCAACAGTACTTGAACGTGTAACGAAAGTAATCGTCGATCGCCTAGGTGTCGATGAGAGTGAAGTGAAACCAGAAGCTTCTTTCCGTGACGATCTCGGCGCAGATTCACTAGACGTCGTAGAGCTTGTAATGGAATTAGAAGATGAGTTCGAAATGGAAATTTCCGATGATGACGCTGAAAATATTTCAACGGTCGGTAATGCAGTTTCGTATATCGAATCGAAAGTAAAATAA
- the fabG gene encoding 3-oxoacyl-[acyl-carrier-protein] reductase, which translates to MGRFAGKAAIVTGASRGIGREIALLLAQEGARVAVNYSGSKDRADEVVNLITAAGGEAFAIQADVSNADSVKEMVDKTLETFGSIDILVNNAGITRDNLLMRMKDDEWDDVISINLKGVFLCTKGVTRQMMRQRAGKIVNVASIVGVSGNAGQANYVAAKAGVIGFTKTAAKELASRNINVNAVAPGFITTDMTDALNEDVKSQMLGAIPLGKLGSPADVAKSVLFLLSDDAAYITGQTIHVDGGMVM; encoded by the coding sequence ATGGGAAGATTTGCAGGGAAAGCAGCAATCGTTACAGGAGCGTCACGCGGAATTGGTCGTGAAATCGCGTTGTTACTTGCACAAGAAGGAGCACGTGTGGCTGTAAACTATAGTGGTAGCAAAGATCGGGCTGACGAAGTGGTTAACTTGATCACGGCTGCTGGTGGAGAAGCTTTCGCGATTCAAGCGGACGTTTCGAATGCGGATAGTGTGAAAGAAATGGTCGATAAAACGCTAGAGACGTTTGGCTCGATTGATATTCTTGTGAACAATGCAGGAATTACGAGAGATAATTTACTAATGCGTATGAAAGATGACGAGTGGGATGATGTCATCAGCATTAACTTAAAAGGCGTATTCCTTTGTACGAAAGGTGTCACACGTCAAATGATGCGCCAACGCGCTGGAAAGATTGTCAACGTGGCATCAATTGTTGGCGTTTCTGGCAATGCTGGACAAGCAAACTATGTGGCAGCCAAAGCGGGTGTCATTGGCTTTACGAAGACGGCGGCGAAAGAGCTTGCCTCTCGGAATATTAACGTCAATGCCGTTGCACCTGGTTTCATTACAACAGACATGACGGATGCTTTGAACGAAGATGTTAAAAGTCAGATGCTTGGGGCAATTCCACTTGGCAAGTTGGGAAGTCCAGCAGATGTAGCGAAGTCCGTTCTGTTTTTATTATCAGATGATGCAGCTTATATTACAGGACAGACTATCCATGTTGACGGTGGCATGGTAATGTAA
- the fabD gene encoding ACP S-malonyltransferase, with protein MTKVAFIFPGQGSQSVGMGQEFSETHAGSKHFLEQADQVLNFPLSKLIIEGPQEELTLTYNAQPALLTVGSMIAARLVEEGITPAYTAGHSLGEYTALVASGVMSFEDGVSVVHNRGLYMNEAVPAGEGAMAAILGLDGEKLKEVTDAITAEGFAVQPANLNCPGQIVISGTKAGVEKACVQLKEAGAKRAIPLDVSGPFHSSLMKPAAEKLSATLANVEMKNAAIPVIANVNASVVENHNDIQQYLVEQLYSPVLWEDSVRTLLELGVTHFIECGPGKVLSGLVKKIDRSATVLPVYDEETLQAVIEASKGWS; from the coding sequence ATGACAAAAGTGGCATTTATTTTTCCGGGACAAGGATCGCAATCGGTTGGGATGGGGCAAGAATTCAGCGAAACGCATGCGGGCAGCAAGCATTTTTTGGAGCAAGCGGACCAAGTGCTGAATTTTCCATTGAGCAAACTGATTATAGAGGGGCCTCAAGAGGAGCTGACGCTAACGTATAACGCTCAGCCAGCGCTTCTAACAGTCGGTTCGATGATTGCGGCACGATTAGTCGAAGAAGGCATTACACCAGCGTATACAGCGGGGCATAGCCTCGGAGAGTATACAGCGCTAGTGGCATCGGGGGTAATGTCATTTGAAGATGGCGTATCAGTTGTCCATAATCGCGGTTTGTACATGAACGAGGCGGTTCCAGCTGGTGAAGGTGCCATGGCTGCCATTCTAGGCTTGGATGGCGAAAAGCTTAAAGAAGTAACAGATGCTATTACGGCGGAGGGTTTTGCGGTTCAACCGGCTAACTTGAATTGTCCTGGACAAATTGTCATTTCAGGAACGAAAGCAGGCGTTGAAAAAGCATGTGTGCAACTGAAAGAAGCGGGCGCAAAAAGAGCGATTCCGCTTGATGTAAGTGGACCGTTCCATTCTTCACTTATGAAACCGGCTGCTGAAAAGTTAAGTGCAACATTGGCTAATGTAGAAATGAAAAACGCTGCGATTCCCGTCATCGCCAATGTGAATGCGTCTGTTGTAGAAAATCACAATGACATTCAACAATATCTGGTCGAACAATTGTATTCTCCTGTTCTTTGGGAAGATTCTGTCCGTACACTGCTTGAACTTGGCGTTACGCATTTCATCGAATGTGGTCCAGGTAAAGTATTGAGTGGATTGGTGAAAAAAATCGATCGCAGTGCTACAGTACTACCGGTCTATGATGAAGAAACGTTACAAGCGGTAATCGAAGCATCGAAAGGGTGGTCGTAA
- the plsX gene encoding phosphate acyltransferase PlsX, translated as MIIAVDGMGGDHAPEAIIAGVLDSLDAFNDIHIHIYGDEQVMAPFLKEHARLKVIHCTEIIEPDDEPVRAIRRKKDASMVRMAQAVKDGEADACVSAGNTGALMAAGLFVVGRIDGIERPALAPTLPTIDGTGFVMLDLGANADAKPSHLEQYAIMGSIYAEKVRGIDKPRIGLLNIGTEEGKGNELTKVAFELLAKAPINFIGNVESRELLNGVADVVVTDGFTGNVVLKTIEGTALSFFSMLKEVYGASLKSKLSAVLVKDGLRGLKTKMDYTEYGGAGLFGLKSPVIKAHGSSNANAILNAVRQARTMAQYDVCGTIRETIGKVDKQ; from the coding sequence ATGATTATAGCGGTAGACGGAATGGGTGGGGATCATGCGCCCGAGGCAATCATTGCGGGTGTACTCGACAGTCTAGATGCATTCAATGATATACACATACATATTTATGGAGATGAACAGGTGATGGCTCCTTTTTTAAAGGAACATGCTCGTTTAAAGGTGATCCATTGTACGGAAATAATTGAACCAGATGATGAGCCTGTGCGTGCAATTCGACGTAAAAAGGATGCCTCCATGGTGAGAATGGCACAGGCGGTAAAAGATGGAGAAGCAGATGCTTGCGTATCGGCGGGGAATACAGGTGCGTTAATGGCAGCTGGCTTGTTCGTGGTTGGCCGCATTGATGGTATTGAACGCCCTGCGCTTGCACCGACATTGCCGACGATTGATGGCACAGGTTTTGTCATGCTGGATTTGGGCGCAAATGCAGATGCGAAACCGTCTCATCTTGAGCAATATGCCATTATGGGAAGTATTTATGCGGAAAAAGTACGGGGCATTGACAAACCGCGTATTGGTTTATTGAATATCGGAACTGAAGAAGGCAAAGGGAACGAATTGACGAAGGTGGCATTTGAGTTGTTAGCAAAAGCGCCCATCAATTTCATCGGCAACGTTGAATCACGTGAATTGTTAAATGGTGTTGCGGATGTTGTGGTGACGGACGGCTTTACGGGAAATGTCGTGTTGAAAACGATTGAAGGGACGGCATTATCCTTCTTTTCTATGCTGAAAGAAGTGTATGGCGCTTCTTTGAAATCCAAATTATCTGCTGTGCTCGTGAAAGACGGGTTGCGCGGTTTGAAAACAAAAATGGATTATACGGAGTACGGCGGAGCCGGTTTGTTTGGCTTGAAATCACCTGTCATCAAGGCGCATGGCTCTTCCAATGCCAATGCGATTTTGAATGCAGTTCGCCAAGCACGGACAATGGCGCAGTACGATGTTTGTGGAACAATTCGTGAAACGATTGGAAAGGTGGATAAACAATGA